The proteins below are encoded in one region of Patescibacteria group bacterium:
- a CDS encoding class I SAM-dependent methyltransferase, whose amino-acid sequence MSKETLNKIYHYHHTAEKREDFVSFGIIKGKLFSEWIGREKKVLDLGCRDGALTKYFIKGNEVLGVDVDCEALKRCEEKLNIRTKWLDLNDDCDLSKEFDVVVASEILEHLYFPEKVLGRIKNILKEDGLFIGSVPNAFSLKNRFRILFGRKKGTPLNDPVHINHFSYKELKQILNKEFKQVRIYPVIQKKYSWLAKIFPSLISYQLIFKCKNK is encoded by the coding sequence ATGTCCAAAGAAACTCTTAATAAAATTTATCACTATCATCACACAGCCGAAAAACGAGAAGATTTCGTTTCTTTTGGAATAATTAAAGGAAAGTTATTTTCCGAATGGATTGGTCGAGAGAAAAAGGTTTTGGATTTGGGTTGTAGAGATGGTGCTTTAACAAAATATTTTATTAAAGGAAACGAGGTTTTGGGCGTAGACGTGGATTGCGAAGCTTTAAAAAGATGCGAAGAGAAACTTAATATAAGAACAAAATGGCTTGATTTAAATGATGATTGTGATTTATCCAAAGAGTTTGATGTTGTAGTGGCCAGTGAGATATTGGAGCATCTCTATTTTCCCGAAAAGGTTTTAGGAAGAATTAAAAACATTCTTAAAGAAGATGGATTATTTATTGGTTCGGTTCCCAATGCTTTTAGTTTGAAAAATCGTTTTAGGATTCTTTTTGGCAGGAAAAAAGGAACACCATTAAACGATCCTGTACATATTAATCATTTTTCTTATAAAGAACTTAAACAAATTTTAAACAAAGAGTTTAAACAGGTTAGAATTTATCCCGTTATTCAGAAAAAGTATAGTTGGCTGGCAAAAATTTTTCCATCGTTAATTTCTTATCAATTGATTTTTAAATGCAAAAATAAATGA
- a CDS encoding glycosyltransferase family 4 protein: MKLIYLTSNQFPSQMANSQQILNTSRGFYKLLNKDFLLIIANAFESLKGVNYKEVGFNKKGLRTFYYFFWTFKFFFKNINKKDYNIVYCRDSNLLLILSLLKNLFHYKIALEYHRFEKTSKEKFIIKHVDYFIVITNYFKDLLIKKFNVSKDKIIVVPDAVDLKAFEAIDISTQSIRHKLNLPLDKNLIGFIGRFKTKGQEKGIKTMIESLRFLDDLDISMCFVGGTEDEIEEYKTMADKYNFGHKCIFIKYQLTEMVPFYAKAMDILTMPFPWIEHYAYYISPMKMFEYMAAGKPIVASDLPSIREILNNNNAILIAPNNPKMLAEGIKTILNDSFLAEKILSRASEDVKKYTWDKRAERIIDFLKKDENIIN, from the coding sequence ATGAAGCTAATCTATTTAACATCTAATCAATTTCCTTCACAAATGGCCAATAGTCAGCAGATTTTAAATACTTCAAGAGGGTTTTATAAGTTATTAAATAAAGATTTTTTGTTGATTATTGCTAATGCTTTTGAGTCGTTAAAAGGCGTTAATTATAAAGAAGTGGGCTTTAATAAAAAAGGACTGAGAACTTTTTATTATTTTTTTTGGACGTTTAAATTCTTTTTTAAAAATATTAACAAAAAAGATTATAATATTGTTTATTGTAGGGATTCAAACTTGCTTTTAATATTGAGCCTTTTGAAAAATCTTTTCCATTATAAAATAGCTTTAGAGTATCATAGATTTGAAAAGACATCAAAAGAAAAATTTATTATAAAACATGTTGATTATTTTATTGTTATTACGAATTATTTTAAGGACTTGCTTATAAAAAAATTTAATGTTTCTAAGGATAAAATTATTGTTGTGCCCGATGCAGTTGATTTAAAGGCATTTGAGGCAATTGATATTTCTACACAATCCATCCGCCACAAATTAAATTTACCCCTCGATAAAAATCTAATTGGTTTTATTGGCAGGTTTAAAACAAAAGGCCAGGAAAAAGGCATAAAAACAATGATAGAATCGCTTCGATTTTTAGACGATTTAGACATAAGTATGTGTTTTGTTGGAGGAACAGAAGACGAAATAGAAGAATATAAAACAATGGCTGATAAATATAATTTTGGACATAAGTGCATTTTTATAAAATATCAATTGACAGAAATGGTTCCGTTTTATGCGAAGGCTATGGATATTCTTACTATGCCATTTCCTTGGATAGAGCATTATGCTTATTATATTTCACCAATGAAAATGTTTGAATATATGGCCGCCGGGAAACCAATTGTGGCTTCAGATTTACCGTCAATTAGAGAAATTCTCAACAATAATAACGCAATCTTAATAGCGCCAAATAACCCCAAAATGCTGGCAGAGGGAATTAAAACCATTTTGAATGATTCATTTTTAGCAGAAAAGATTTTAAGCCGGGCGTCAGAGGATGTTAAAAAATACACATGGGATAAACGGGCCGAGAGAATAATAGATTTTTTAAAAAAAGATGAAAATATTATTAATTAA
- a CDS encoding B12-binding domain-containing radical SAM protein: MKLILTTSPRAEGDLERKGLPFLGIGYIAGYMEKFSHHQVEIFDAHTYGLTASEAAGKILAKNPDVVGIHSITDNRFKAIALAKGLKKENKNVIVLMGGPHFSLTAKNALELVPEIDYIIRGEGEKAIVQLLDVLENKGDISKVSGLAYRDKNGQIIEKPLTDLIMNLDELPMPAWHLFDLKEYNKPIDGTNVRSVGVLSARGCPNVCVYCANARSVLRLRSPKNFIDEVEYLHKTYGYHGFDFWDDTLTMVKSHVTAVCEEIIKRKLDIIWYARARVNTVDKELLQLMGKAGCIRISFGVESGSPRIIKIIKKNITVEQVLNAVRWSSEVGMVVVTNFMVNLPEETLDDLKQTIGLMKELSKIKNSYPAYGFTVIYPGTELELMAKERGLMPKDFSWNSPYQSPKYKVAGTDPSLFYMEWPGAELEKIKAIMVRGLGIKGNVFKKGFNKLRKIKSFGELKELVKTGIDYFFKF; this comes from the coding sequence ATGAAATTAATTCTTACAACTAGTCCTAGAGCAGAAGGCGACTTGGAAAGAAAGGGTCTGCCGTTTTTGGGCATTGGTTATATTGCCGGCTATATGGAAAAATTCAGCCATCATCAGGTTGAGATTTTTGATGCTCATACTTATGGTTTGACCGCGTCTGAAGCAGCTGGGAAAATACTGGCTAAAAATCCGGATGTTGTTGGTATACATTCTATTACCGACAACAGATTTAAGGCGATTGCTTTGGCGAAGGGACTAAAAAAGGAAAATAAAAATGTAATTGTTTTAATGGGTGGCCCGCATTTTTCTTTGACAGCGAAAAATGCTTTGGAATTGGTTCCAGAAATAGATTATATTATCAGAGGCGAGGGTGAAAAAGCAATTGTTCAATTATTAGATGTTTTGGAAAATAAAGGGGACATTTCAAAAGTTTCAGGATTGGCTTATAGAGATAAAAATGGCCAGATTATAGAAAAACCATTAACTGATTTGATAATGAACTTAGATGAGCTTCCAATGCCCGCTTGGCACCTATTTGACCTTAAAGAGTATAACAAGCCCATAGATGGCACAAACGTTCGTTCTGTAGGCGTTTTAAGCGCCAGGGGATGCCCAAATGTATGCGTCTACTGCGCTAACGCCAGATCAGTACTGAGATTAAGAAGTCCGAAAAATTTCATTGACGAGGTTGAGTATTTGCATAAGACATACGGCTATCACGGTTTTGATTTTTGGGACGACACTTTAACCATGGTGAAAAGCCACGTTACGGCTGTTTGTGAAGAAATTATCAAAAGGAAACTGGATATAATTTGGTATGCCCGGGCAAGGGTTAATACCGTAGACAAAGAATTACTGCAATTAATGGGAAAAGCAGGATGCATCAGAATCAGTTTTGGTGTTGAATCTGGGAGTCCGAGAATCATAAAAATTATTAAGAAAAACATCACCGTTGAACAAGTGTTGAATGCCGTGCGATGGTCATCGGAAGTCGGCATGGTAGTGGTTACCAATTTTATGGTTAATTTGCCGGAAGAAACATTAGATGATTTAAAACAAACAATAGGCCTGATGAAAGAATTGAGCAAGATTAAAAATTCTTATCCCGCTTACGGCTTCACGGTTATTTATCCAGGCACGGAGCTGGAATTGATGGCAAAAGAACGAGGATTGATGCCGAAAGATTTTTCCTGGAACAGCCCGTACCAGTCGCCAAAATATAAAGTTGCCGGAACCGATCCATCTTTGTTTTATATGGAATGGCCTGGTGCTGAATTGGAGAAAATAAAAGCAATTATGGTAAGAGGCTTGGGAATTAAGGGCAATGTTTTTAAAAAAGGATTTAATAAGCTAAGAAAAATAAAATCATTCGGCGAATTGAAAGAATTGGTTAAAACGGGAATTGATTATTTTTTTAAATTTTAA